In Desulfovibrio inopinatus DSM 10711, the following proteins share a genomic window:
- a CDS encoding N4-gp56 family major capsid protein, which produces MSVTTYGDISDRTAAFAAVDLLSRAQPYLLIEKFGQARVLPTNKTKVMTFRRYNSLDATPNPLTEGVTPTAKQLTATDVSATLVQYGDRVSITDLIIDTHEDPVLREAVDVLGEQAAEMIESVRYNVLKTGTNVYYANGSVRTDVNTSLSLSLQRKITRALKRQNARKITRVLRSTPQYGTQAVAPAYIGLCHPDIENDIRNMSGFVPVESYGQLTPYDAEIGKVEDVRYIASTVFEPLADAGGDAGSMLSTSGTKADVYPVLFLGRDAYGVVALKDTAAITPLVVNPKPSDSDPLAQRGHVGWKAMQTAVILNDAWMCRAEVAATA; this is translated from the coding sequence ATGTCTGTGACCACTTATGGCGACATTTCCGATCGCACTGCCGCTTTTGCCGCCGTGGATTTGCTCAGCCGTGCTCAGCCGTATTTGCTTATCGAAAAGTTCGGTCAGGCGCGTGTGTTGCCGACCAACAAAACCAAGGTCATGACCTTTCGGCGGTACAATTCGCTCGACGCGACCCCCAATCCGTTGACCGAAGGCGTGACCCCGACGGCCAAGCAATTGACCGCTACGGATGTGTCGGCGACGCTGGTTCAATATGGGGATCGTGTCAGCATTACCGATCTCATCATTGACACGCATGAAGATCCTGTCTTGCGCGAAGCCGTGGATGTTCTCGGTGAACAAGCCGCGGAAATGATCGAATCCGTGCGCTACAATGTGCTGAAAACCGGCACCAACGTCTACTATGCGAATGGATCGGTTCGCACCGATGTCAACACGTCCCTCAGTTTGAGCTTGCAGCGTAAAATTACCCGCGCACTCAAACGACAGAATGCACGTAAAATTACACGTGTTCTGCGTTCCACACCGCAATACGGTACTCAGGCCGTTGCTCCCGCGTATATTGGCTTGTGCCATCCGGATATCGAGAACGATATCCGCAACATGAGTGGTTTTGTTCCGGTGGAATCGTATGGGCAATTGACGCCGTACGATGCTGAAATCGGCAAAGTCGAGGACGTGCGATACATTGCGTCCACGGTTTTCGAGCCGTTGGCGGATGCTGGCGGAGATGCCGGAAGCATGCTCTCCACCAGTGGAACCAAGGCCGATGTCTATCCTGTGTTGTTCCTTGGTCGCGATGCTTATGGCGTTGTTGCTCTCAAGGATACCGCTGCAATCACTCCGCTCGTTGTTAATCCGAAACCGTCGGATTCCGATCCGTTGGCCCAGCGTGGCCATGTCGGATGGAAAGCCATGCAAACCGCCGTCATTCTGAACGATGCCTGGATGTGTCGCGCCGAGGTGGCTGCAACGGCGTAA
- a CDS encoding phage head spike fiber domain-containing protein, which produces MSVLEDVETIRIGVLSRDAVVIDGEAEAYRGIQGPVGIVEEHAERHAIDGSDSLSPLMIGAESAGTAQTLVDGHEASYDHSSMHGHANKTLLDDYTQTDADLVEAVSQRHEQGTDDGTNQIAFRIGDGFDGPLLKRESADALSIRGNADADWADLTVRNLIVKGTTTTIDSETVAVADNILTLNSDVAGTPPSTVAGIEVERGDELNARLVFDEDDDVWKAGIAGSEAAVSLVGHGHIGSDVSDLPWTTLTGVPTTFAPSAHADNHKYDGPDALSANDVGAYSKADLWHKTGISPVDTFPSLHFRPDANTLPDGVTFSRNSIATFFDAAGIVRVAAANSPRFAYDPVTGRRSGLIIEEERTNIIYYSDLSSVWYATRSNRIANATHAPDGTVTASKFCEGTEENSTHLYSQGSITLTPNETYTRSVFVKSSGDDRQLLLETDGYANWVVSGYVIFDIENGKIVLKSNVAIKAGIEDCGDGWFRCWLISTAASSVTSAVFDIALANKGVNSYSGDGVSGIYIWGAQLEAGDTVSSYIPTTSTFITRRADVCHVALDDIPFHYGQGTIFLDVSIRFVGINTHCLVEFIGSSTDNRIFIQLEDGGNVTAIAISDGVTSANIITGNFTEPVQLKIAFSWNEHGFIACVNGNEPIAMFGGNVPVSLETLRIGAHSAGNHVLNGEVNHCAFFSRAFEVDDLQRLTQ; this is translated from the coding sequence ATGAGTGTTCTTGAAGATGTGGAGACCATTCGAATTGGTGTGCTTTCTCGCGATGCCGTCGTGATTGATGGTGAGGCCGAAGCATACCGTGGCATTCAAGGTCCTGTCGGCATTGTCGAAGAGCACGCTGAGCGGCACGCGATTGACGGCAGTGATTCGCTGTCGCCTCTTATGATCGGAGCGGAGTCCGCCGGGACTGCTCAAACGCTCGTGGACGGGCATGAGGCGTCGTACGACCACAGTTCGATGCACGGACATGCGAATAAGACGTTGCTTGATGACTATACACAAACCGACGCCGATTTGGTTGAAGCCGTCTCTCAACGGCATGAGCAGGGAACGGATGACGGGACAAATCAAATCGCATTTCGGATCGGAGACGGTTTTGATGGTCCACTACTCAAGCGGGAGAGCGCCGATGCCTTGTCCATACGTGGCAACGCTGACGCCGATTGGGCCGATCTCACCGTGCGTAACCTCATCGTCAAAGGTACCACAACCACCATTGATTCGGAAACCGTCGCCGTTGCCGATAATATCCTGACGTTGAACAGTGATGTGGCCGGAACGCCACCGTCGACCGTAGCCGGCATCGAAGTCGAACGCGGTGACGAACTCAATGCGCGATTGGTGTTTGATGAAGATGATGATGTTTGGAAAGCCGGCATCGCTGGAAGTGAGGCTGCGGTTTCGCTAGTGGGACATGGCCATATCGGGAGTGACGTGAGCGATTTACCATGGACAACGTTGACCGGTGTGCCGACGACGTTTGCCCCGAGTGCGCACGCTGACAATCATAAATACGACGGGCCTGATGCGTTGAGCGCCAACGATGTCGGCGCTTATAGTAAAGCGGACTTGTGGCATAAAACTGGGATTTCACCGGTGGACACCTTTCCATCGCTCCATTTTCGCCCAGATGCTAATACGTTGCCGGATGGCGTTACGTTTTCCCGAAATTCCATCGCAACCTTTTTCGATGCGGCCGGGATAGTGCGAGTCGCCGCCGCCAATTCTCCGCGGTTTGCCTATGATCCCGTCACAGGAAGAAGATCAGGCCTCATCATTGAGGAAGAACGAACAAATATCATTTATTATTCAGATCTTTCAAGCGTGTGGTATGCAACACGGAGCAATCGTATTGCCAATGCAACACATGCTCCGGATGGGACGGTAACGGCATCGAAATTCTGTGAGGGAACAGAGGAAAACTCAACGCACCTCTATTCACAGGGGAGTATAACGCTAACCCCCAATGAAACCTACACGCGATCGGTGTTTGTCAAATCATCTGGGGACGACCGGCAACTCTTGTTGGAAACAGATGGGTACGCAAACTGGGTTGTCTCCGGATACGTTATCTTTGATATTGAGAATGGAAAAATTGTTTTAAAGTCAAACGTAGCGATCAAAGCCGGTATCGAGGATTGCGGGGATGGGTGGTTTCGGTGTTGGTTGATATCAACAGCAGCTTCTTCCGTCACGTCGGCCGTCTTCGATATCGCACTGGCAAACAAAGGCGTGAACTCCTATTCCGGCGACGGTGTGAGCGGTATCTACATTTGGGGCGCTCAACTTGAAGCTGGTGATACCGTCTCAAGTTATATTCCGACGACCTCGACTTTTATAACGCGACGAGCTGACGTCTGTCATGTTGCTCTTGATGATATCCCATTTCATTACGGACAAGGAACGATATTCTTGGATGTCTCAATTCGATTTGTTGGGATCAACACGCATTGTCTTGTTGAATTCATAGGGAGTTCAACGGATAATAGAATATTTATACAATTGGAGGATGGCGGAAATGTAACAGCAATCGCTATCTCCGATGGAGTAACATCGGCAAATATTATTACAGGAAATTTTACGGAACCTGTACAATTAAAAATTGCATTCTCATGGAATGAGCATGGATTTATAGCATGTGTCAATGGAAATGAACCAATAGCAATGTTCGGTGGCAATGTTCCAGTTTCTCTTGAGACACTTCGCATCGGTGCGCATTCTGCAGGAAATCACGTACTCAATGGTGAGGTTAACCATTGTGCCTTTTTTTCTCGTGCGTTTGAAGTGGACGATCTGCAACGATTGACGCAGTGA
- a CDS encoding DNA adenine methylase produces MKSPIPYVGGKSHLAGRLVDAFPEHTTYCEVFGGAAWVLFTKQPSRFEIVNDINNDLITFWRVVKYHLEEFYKELKFVLASRLWWTEWKTQLATGGLTDIQRAARFFVVQRQTFAGRVYGQSFRTGARCKPAFNLLRLEETLSQAHIRLSSVTIEHLPYEKCIERFDRPETLFYIDPPYYNCEDRYGKDIFAKSDFTTLATQLSRIQGRFVLSLNDTPEVREIFQQFEITPVQARYTCKPGPVETAHEVIIRN; encoded by the coding sequence ATGAAAAGTCCTATTCCATATGTCGGTGGTAAATCACATCTTGCAGGTCGTCTTGTCGATGCCTTTCCTGAGCATACGACGTACTGTGAAGTGTTCGGTGGTGCGGCGTGGGTGTTGTTTACCAAACAACCGAGCCGTTTCGAGATTGTCAATGACATAAACAATGATCTCATCACGTTTTGGCGCGTGGTGAAGTATCATCTTGAGGAATTTTATAAAGAACTGAAGTTCGTGTTGGCTTCTCGACTTTGGTGGACGGAATGGAAAACGCAACTTGCCACGGGCGGACTAACCGACATTCAGCGGGCGGCTCGATTCTTTGTTGTGCAACGGCAAACGTTTGCCGGCCGTGTTTACGGACAATCATTTCGCACAGGCGCACGGTGTAAACCGGCGTTCAATTTGCTTCGTCTTGAAGAAACCTTGTCCCAGGCACATATCCGTTTGTCTTCGGTGACGATTGAGCATTTACCGTATGAAAAATGTATCGAACGTTTTGATCGTCCCGAAACCCTCTTTTATATCGATCCTCCATACTACAACTGTGAGGATCGTTACGGGAAAGATATTTTTGCAAAATCGGATTTCACGACATTGGCCACACAATTGAGCCGCATTCAGGGGCGATTTGTGCTTTCGCTCAATGACACCCCTGAGGTTCGTGAGATTTTTCAGCAATTCGAGATCACTCCCGTGCAAGCCCGGTACACGTGTAAACCTGGGCCTGTTGAGACGGCGCATGAGGTGATTATTCGAAATTAG
- a CDS encoding glycoside hydrolase family 108 protein: MTQFQHSDGFDTVLSFILSVEGGYVNDPRDPGGETKYGISKRSFPDVDIKNLTIDQAAEIYRQSFWNPLHLSQFPPELGAVIFDTAVNMGKRRATVLLQKTLNETTMGPTLVVDGVLGPKTQAVVNAFCQQGATYTQNLCLEYLIRRLNRYAKLATSKKFRPFLLGWLKRVARLWDSLG; encoded by the coding sequence ATGACTCAATTTCAACACTCCGATGGGTTCGATACGGTTCTTTCATTTATCCTGTCGGTAGAGGGGGGATATGTTAACGATCCTCGTGATCCGGGAGGAGAAACAAAATATGGCATTAGCAAACGGAGTTTTCCTGATGTGGATATCAAGAACCTGACGATTGACCAAGCTGCTGAGATTTATAGACAATCATTTTGGAATCCCTTGCATCTCTCCCAGTTTCCTCCAGAATTGGGCGCGGTCATTTTTGATACGGCCGTCAATATGGGGAAGCGTCGCGCCACTGTGTTGCTGCAAAAGACACTCAACGAAACAACTATGGGCCCTACATTGGTGGTTGATGGTGTCCTTGGTCCAAAGACACAGGCTGTCGTGAATGCGTTTTGTCAGCAAGGGGCAACCTATACGCAAAATTTGTGTTTGGAATACCTCATACGTCGTCTCAATCGATACGCAAAATTGGCTACATCGAAAAAATTTCGTCCGTTTCTTTTGGGGTGGCTCAAACGCGTTGCTCGATTGTGGGATAGCTTAGGGTAG
- a CDS encoding DUF6682 family protein, translating into MIAEDILVRAGRMVSDTERVRWTDADWLEFVSDGQRQIALMRPDSASVIETIALVPGSRQTIPEIGLRLLDVIRNMGESGQIPGTPISSVKRGMLDSFDRYWHVVPGPMSVRHFAFDDRTPRHFFVYPAIPFEGSVYVEVAYSRTPPECSATTATLALADIYAVPLLEFVLYRAYASEQESTVAEAKAAVHLERFYASLNIKSQVDAAVSPKLPSEAS; encoded by the coding sequence ATGATTGCCGAAGATATTCTTGTCCGGGCCGGACGCATGGTGTCGGATACCGAGCGCGTTCGTTGGACGGATGCCGACTGGCTGGAGTTTGTCAGTGACGGGCAACGGCAGATAGCGTTGATGCGTCCGGACAGTGCTTCGGTGATCGAAACCATCGCCCTTGTTCCGGGATCACGTCAGACAATTCCCGAAATTGGTTTGCGTCTGCTCGACGTGATTCGGAACATGGGCGAATCCGGTCAAATACCGGGGACACCCATCAGTAGCGTGAAACGCGGTATGCTCGATAGTTTTGACCGGTATTGGCATGTCGTCCCCGGTCCAATGTCGGTGCGCCATTTTGCGTTTGACGATCGAACGCCAAGACATTTCTTTGTGTACCCGGCCATTCCTTTCGAAGGAAGCGTGTATGTGGAAGTGGCATACAGCCGCACTCCTCCAGAGTGCTCTGCTACAACGGCAACGCTGGCACTCGCCGATATTTATGCCGTGCCTTTGCTCGAATTCGTGTTGTATCGGGCCTACGCCTCGGAGCAGGAGTCAACGGTGGCCGAAGCCAAAGCCGCCGTTCATCTTGAGCGGTTTTATGCGTCTTTAAATATCAAATCCCAGGTTGATGCGGCCGTATCGCCCAAACTGCCTTCGGAGGCATCATGA
- a CDS encoding NAD(P)H-dependent oxidoreductase yields the protein MNILIINGSPKGERGLSFQYARRLMQILPDHEYSALHVGQKIRAWEKDPHQFDLAMKVVTRADCIVWCTPVYYLLVPSQLKRFIELLQERRPAALEGKFAAILTTSVHFYDHIAHAYLRAVSEDMGMQFLAGLSAEMEDMVKPTGLARVDEFCRYLNLCLTQTMVSPRRFLPLDCVTSEYTPGPSCTPVRIAQAKIVVLTDGSSTNLDRMVQRFVQTVEADVSVVNIREEGPKTGCLGCIQCGAENHCVLEAKDGFPAFYRRLMEEADVLVFAGTIMDRWLSSLWKQFLDRTFFLGHTPSLEGKLMAMLISGPLEHMPELREMFEAYFENQHAILVDMISDENPAQVDQHIQNIAVKLAWYHENPPVLARTFLGVGGWKVLRDVVWGRLRYVFEADHRYYKQHHMYDFPHDDWRDRGLNLMMMTAKKIPQFRKEFDKRIISEMTKASRKVLANYDQKEKQR from the coding sequence ATGAATATCCTCATCATAAACGGTAGCCCCAAAGGCGAACGTGGCCTGAGTTTTCAATACGCACGTCGGTTGATGCAAATTCTTCCCGATCACGAATACAGCGCGCTGCATGTGGGGCAGAAAATTCGTGCATGGGAAAAAGACCCTCATCAATTCGATTTGGCAATGAAGGTTGTTACTCGGGCTGATTGTATTGTCTGGTGTACCCCGGTGTACTACCTGCTTGTTCCTTCTCAGCTCAAACGATTCATCGAATTGCTTCAGGAGCGCCGACCGGCAGCGCTTGAAGGGAAATTTGCTGCAATTCTGACAACGTCAGTGCATTTTTATGATCACATCGCCCATGCATATCTGCGGGCTGTCAGTGAAGATATGGGGATGCAATTTCTGGCTGGTTTGTCCGCGGAAATGGAGGACATGGTTAAGCCGACAGGCCTCGCTCGTGTTGATGAGTTTTGCCGCTATTTGAATCTGTGCTTGACGCAAACCATGGTCTCACCCAGACGATTTCTTCCCCTTGATTGTGTTACCTCCGAATACACTCCCGGTCCTTCTTGCACCCCGGTTCGTATTGCGCAGGCGAAAATCGTTGTGCTGACCGATGGAAGCTCGACCAATCTTGATCGTATGGTGCAGCGTTTTGTTCAAACGGTCGAAGCTGATGTTTCCGTGGTGAATATCCGAGAAGAAGGCCCCAAGACTGGATGTCTCGGTTGTATACAGTGTGGGGCTGAAAACCACTGTGTTCTGGAAGCAAAGGACGGATTTCCCGCTTTTTATCGGCGCCTGATGGAGGAGGCCGATGTTCTTGTTTTTGCTGGGACGATTATGGACCGTTGGCTCTCGTCATTATGGAAACAGTTTTTGGATCGAACGTTTTTCCTTGGACATACCCCATCGCTTGAAGGGAAGCTGATGGCCATGCTTATTTCCGGACCATTGGAGCACATGCCGGAATTGCGAGAGATGTTTGAAGCGTATTTTGAAAATCAACATGCCATATTGGTGGATATGATTTCGGATGAAAATCCGGCCCAAGTCGATCAACATATTCAAAACATCGCGGTTAAACTCGCCTGGTATCATGAAAATCCCCCGGTTCTGGCGAGAACCTTTTTGGGTGTGGGGGGATGGAAAGTTCTTCGGGATGTGGTGTGGGGACGATTGCGGTATGTCTTTGAAGCCGATCATCGATATTACAAGCAGCATCACATGTATGATTTCCCGCATGATGACTGGAGAGATCGCGGTCTTAATTTGATGATGATGACAGCGAAGAAAATTCCTCAATTTCGGAAAGAGTTTGACAAAAGGATCATTAGCGAAATGACAAAGGCAAGCCGTAAAGTGCTTGCGAACTACGATCAGAAGGAAAAGCAACGATGA
- a CDS encoding right-handed parallel beta-helix repeat-containing protein encodes MPAVFANNAGSELALDISADDTVVTVLAGEGEMFPVLEIGKNEFFHATLVGSDGAIEIIKVTDRVGDALTVERGREDTLPRSFAAGDVVELRLTAENLSAFLQSGALDGDVANRIKAVYYVSSDADIADHGDADTEGSLAWTLGLIGDGEADVVLPGGQTFTVTTDMTVPSGVRLYVGCGALLAPGNGVTVTIDGGIVGPRRPIFSGSGTITGNMAGGAVLPQWFGAVGDGDTDDTRALQNALKFPKVFFPIGIYGISAPLDLRDFQQLEGEMHNSSFIDWEKDHEQYRPSYAGSASIIQYLDGQTGTLFNHAHHISFKKLVFRNGQVQRETDVFMEGRPNFCSFEDCKFENFNHILYDATASQAFGANGFFNCKFASCGTMFRGVLVDFVFVGNTFTSNGTCFEATSGSGFNTFSANRFEWNKKAILNYQGRSNVITGNLFDAHEETAIMLHYSSDNHIAANLFWRNGRDGSEAGKRSHIVIQETSSHNHIQGNTFLKGGPDDQPNPAWPKYIIEFLGAADTENEFTGNATINGCMEMPVYDPYWNSANACQFDDIHVKGIGNPNMCNDNLLEIVKQIASLSSSPVNVHLYEDRKFTFYADINPDRVCLIGHGSVTLSDDDGQANRLRGLSNVVYGQTFRTPPITMSSDAVPTMGYWGHGTVVWNSAPAAEGYAGWICTEAGNPGIWKGFGVIET; translated from the coding sequence ATGCCGGCGGTTTTTGCAAACAATGCTGGTTCGGAATTGGCCTTAGATATTTCGGCCGATGATACGGTGGTGACGGTTTTGGCCGGTGAAGGCGAAATGTTTCCTGTGTTGGAGATAGGAAAAAATGAATTTTTTCATGCAACGTTGGTGGGGTCGGATGGAGCTATCGAAATCATCAAGGTGACCGATCGGGTTGGTGATGCCCTGACGGTCGAGCGTGGGAGAGAGGACACGCTTCCTCGAAGTTTTGCTGCCGGCGATGTTGTGGAATTGCGCCTGACTGCGGAGAATCTGTCGGCATTTCTTCAGTCAGGAGCTTTGGATGGTGACGTCGCGAATCGCATTAAAGCGGTCTATTATGTTTCGTCTGATGCAGATATTGCTGATCATGGTGATGCCGACACCGAGGGATCACTAGCCTGGACACTGGGTTTGATTGGCGATGGAGAGGCCGATGTGGTCTTGCCTGGGGGACAAACCTTTACGGTGACGACCGATATGACGGTCCCGTCCGGTGTGCGATTGTATGTTGGCTGCGGAGCTCTCCTCGCTCCAGGCAATGGGGTGACGGTGACGATTGACGGAGGGATTGTGGGGCCGCGGCGGCCCATTTTTAGTGGAAGTGGGACGATTACCGGGAATATGGCAGGTGGCGCGGTTTTGCCGCAATGGTTCGGGGCCGTGGGTGACGGCGATACCGACGATACGAGGGCGCTCCAAAACGCATTGAAGTTTCCCAAAGTTTTTTTCCCCATTGGCATATATGGCATTTCAGCCCCTCTCGATTTGCGTGATTTCCAACAGCTTGAAGGCGAGATGCATAATTCAAGTTTTATCGATTGGGAAAAAGACCACGAGCAATATCGGCCGTCGTATGCCGGATCGGCCTCAATCATTCAATATCTCGACGGGCAAACCGGGACACTGTTCAATCACGCGCACCATATTTCTTTCAAGAAGCTTGTCTTTCGTAATGGGCAGGTGCAACGCGAGACTGATGTATTCATGGAGGGCAGACCCAATTTCTGCTCATTTGAAGACTGTAAATTCGAAAATTTCAACCACATTCTTTACGATGCCACGGCTTCGCAGGCATTTGGTGCAAACGGGTTCTTCAACTGCAAATTTGCATCATGCGGTACCATGTTTCGGGGCGTTTTGGTCGATTTTGTTTTTGTCGGCAATACGTTCACATCAAATGGTACATGTTTTGAAGCGACATCAGGATCGGGGTTCAATACCTTTTCTGCGAATCGATTCGAGTGGAATAAAAAAGCGATTCTCAATTACCAAGGTCGATCCAACGTCATTACGGGAAACCTGTTTGATGCGCATGAAGAAACGGCGATTATGTTGCACTATTCGAGTGACAACCATATTGCCGCGAATCTCTTCTGGCGTAACGGCCGCGATGGTTCCGAAGCCGGGAAACGAAGCCACATCGTTATTCAGGAAACGTCTTCACACAATCATATCCAGGGCAATACCTTTTTGAAAGGCGGCCCCGACGATCAACCGAACCCGGCGTGGCCCAAGTATATTATCGAGTTTCTCGGTGCCGCGGACACGGAAAATGAATTCACGGGTAACGCCACCATCAATGGCTGCATGGAAATGCCGGTGTATGATCCCTATTGGAATTCTGCCAATGCCTGTCAGTTTGACGATATTCACGTCAAAGGCATTGGAAATCCCAATATGTGTAATGATAATCTCCTTGAGATCGTTAAGCAAATTGCGTCTCTCTCGTCTTCTCCGGTGAATGTGCATCTCTATGAAGATCGTAAATTCACCTTCTATGCCGATATCAATCCCGATCGTGTGTGCCTCATCGGACATGGTTCGGTGACGCTTTCCGATGATGATGGCCAAGCCAACCGTCTCCGGGGGCTTTCCAATGTCGTGTATGGTCAAACCTTTCGCACTCCTCCGATCACGATGTCGTCCGATGCAGTCCCGACAATGGGGTATTGGGGACATGGAACTGTTGTGTGGAATTCAGCACCTGCAGCAGAAGGTTATGCCGGTTGGATTTGTACCGAAGCCGGGAATCCCGGAATATGGAAGGGATTCGGCGTGATCGAGACATGA
- a CDS encoding right-handed parallel beta-helix repeat-containing protein, which produces MANTATTPCQGKTDTPCYDQTVYPTDTVENGRRLLFATYKGDNRTWNGTVYSTRTIAGCLRAAQPGDIIQLLPGTYWTPVLEVDGPDVVEPFDVEGLCGEPEKPITIRGLGSRTQLVGAAMSIPPEMELPNDDTYAFFRLVDCAWIEFEDFHVRGCWPSFLYLKNSRYITVRNLEAQDSQYFIFGRGYDTHHILIEDTTWNQDPTGSLWTDIEWADDKVGCYYFYNGGILGSDRISGSVVLRGNRILNSFNAFRLKGSKSKEEEDIFSQNLNLEVYNNIFENTRDNPVEPEKCAVNWHIRHNIIKNAHAWFSFDNVAGGYWYIYGNRGYYTSEPGQPRDPNRGGKVFKFKYNNKMPYPSRPNYVFNNSFMLRSFLIKAGATKLFNHAGNIVLFCIPNGDPICNPDATFIAADFLKYGWDDTVQFDFDLTNKPFPERFTTENQEANGEVDPDFHFVDANQGNFMPASNPGTGRHIVFNPAPNNGDKQWTWPGWSVWKCPQNQGEDGPARGAIQPHGGLIQGPPFAFYPPQKVLTASYVEMPRIVVVDRSQKEQITLAFSWPLATKAEDDPILITVYPPEYPGTTMTVTATQNGQFLDIPIPKDNPIGVSPIDACLVLPQGLVGTNNQPLTMWSCPDASISLAPVVIDV; this is translated from the coding sequence ATGGCCAATACCGCGACGACTCCATGCCAAGGAAAAACAGATACGCCTTGTTATGATCAAACAGTGTATCCTACCGATACAGTCGAAAACGGACGTCGACTTCTGTTTGCTACATACAAAGGAGACAATCGCACCTGGAACGGCACGGTGTATTCCACGCGAACCATTGCAGGCTGCCTGCGCGCGGCGCAACCCGGCGATATCATCCAATTGTTGCCTGGAACCTATTGGACACCAGTTTTGGAAGTGGATGGACCGGATGTGGTCGAGCCATTCGATGTGGAAGGCTTATGCGGAGAACCGGAAAAGCCCATTACCATTCGAGGATTAGGAAGCAGAACACAGCTTGTCGGCGCAGCTATGTCTATTCCTCCGGAAATGGAATTGCCGAATGATGACACGTACGCATTCTTTCGTCTGGTCGACTGCGCTTGGATCGAATTTGAAGATTTTCATGTCCGCGGCTGTTGGCCGTCATTTCTCTATCTGAAAAACAGTCGGTACATTACGGTACGCAATCTTGAAGCGCAGGACAGCCAATATTTCATCTTCGGACGCGGGTACGACACACACCATATCCTCATTGAAGATACCACCTGGAATCAAGATCCCACCGGTTCTTTATGGACCGATATCGAATGGGCCGATGACAAAGTCGGTTGCTATTATTTTTACAATGGCGGCATTCTCGGTTCAGACAGAATTTCAGGAAGTGTCGTTCTGCGCGGCAACCGCATTCTCAATTCATTCAACGCGTTTCGTCTCAAAGGTTCAAAGTCAAAGGAAGAAGAAGACATTTTCAGTCAAAACCTCAACCTTGAAGTCTACAATAATATTTTCGAAAATACCCGTGACAACCCGGTTGAGCCGGAAAAATGCGCTGTGAACTGGCACATTCGGCACAATATCATCAAAAACGCCCATGCCTGGTTCTCGTTCGATAATGTCGCCGGTGGATATTGGTACATCTATGGCAACCGGGGATATTACACCAGCGAGCCCGGCCAACCACGCGACCCGAACCGCGGGGGAAAAGTCTTTAAATTCAAATATAACAACAAAATGCCGTATCCGAGTCGCCCCAATTACGTGTTTAACAACAGTTTCATGCTGCGATCGTTTCTCATCAAAGCCGGCGCCACCAAACTCTTCAATCATGCCGGCAACATTGTGCTGTTTTGCATTCCCAACGGTGATCCCATTTGCAATCCTGACGCTACTTTCATTGCGGCGGATTTTCTCAAATACGGATGGGACGATACCGTGCAGTTTGACTTTGACCTGACGAACAAACCGTTTCCGGAACGATTTACCACGGAAAATCAGGAAGCCAATGGTGAAGTCGATCCCGACTTCCATTTCGTCGATGCCAATCAAGGGAATTTCATGCCGGCAAGCAATCCGGGAACGGGACGCCATATTGTCTTCAATCCTGCCCCCAATAATGGCGATAAACAATGGACGTGGCCCGGATGGAGCGTCTGGAAATGCCCGCAAAATCAAGGCGAAGATGGTCCTGCCCGTGGAGCGATACAACCGCATGGCGGCCTTATTCAAGGCCCACCGTTTGCGTTCTATCCCCCGCAAAAAGTTCTGACCGCAAGCTATGTTGAAATGCCGCGTATCGTTGTCGTGGACCGAAGCCAAAAAGAGCAGATTACTCTTGCATTTTCCTGGCCCTTGGCGACTAAGGCGGAAGACGATCCCATTCTCATCACAGTCTATCCGCCCGAATATCCCGGGACAACCATGACAGTAACGGCAACCCAAAATGGACAATTTCTCGATATTCCCATTCCCAAAGACAACCCGATCGGAGTCAGCCCCATTGATGCCTGCCTTGTCCTGCCACAAGGGCTTGTTGGGACGAATAACCAACCGCTGACCATGTGGTCTTGTCCGGACGCATCGATTTCTCTGGCCCCCGTCGTTATTGACGTTTAG